In Lewinellaceae bacterium, a single window of DNA contains:
- a CDS encoding HD domain-containing protein, whose product MDGVDLEATLQPETALERRLLRDLEFRKGLGWGVPRFGHPEGEVYKHIREVLDNIDRFDIGIEDRARLRLITFVHDTFKHLEDKNYPRDWSRHHGVYARRFIEQFVDDPAVLKIVEMHDEAYYAWRLKHLYHRHRQGLERLQRLQDAMGPDLQLYYLFFKADTQTGDKNQAPLKWFEMVVKGIEVVPSVW is encoded by the coding sequence ATCGATGGAGTGGACCTGGAAGCAACGCTACAGCCGGAAACGGCGTTGGAAAGACGGCTTCTTCGAGACCTGGAATTCCGGAAAGGCCTCGGGTGGGGCGTTCCCCGCTTCGGGCACCCCGAAGGCGAGGTCTATAAACACATCCGCGAAGTGCTGGACAATATCGACCGGTTCGATATCGGGATAGAAGACCGGGCCAGGCTCCGCCTGATCACTTTCGTCCACGATACGTTTAAACACCTGGAAGACAAGAACTACCCCCGGGATTGGTCCAGGCACCATGGCGTCTACGCCCGCCGCTTTATCGAACAATTCGTCGATGACCCCGCAGTGCTCAAGATCGTTGAAATGCACGACGAGGCTTATTACGCCTGGCGCCTCAAGCACCTCTACCACCGCCACCGCCAGGGCCTGGAGCGCCTGCAACGCCTGCAGGACGCTATGGGCCCCGACCTTCAGCTTTACTACCTCTTCTTTAAGGCCGACACACAGACCGGAGACAAAAACCAGGCCCCGCTGAAATGGTTCGAGATGGTGGTGAAGGGCATTGAGGTGGTGCCTTCGGTGTGGTGA
- a CDS encoding trypsin-like peptidase domain-containing protein translates to MKQLFSLVLAGMAGGLITLGGYSLMQPDMALTPQPGPYTQAVKNINVPAPPNAVPFDFKAAAARSMPAVVHISAASPVVSNSQRGSDPFRFFFGDDLNPFGDGAPRQGGTGSGVIYTSDGYIITNNHVVQNADEVEVTLYDNRTFKAKVIGTEETSDVAVIKIEGYDFPTLELSNSDEAEIGEWVLAVGNPFDLTSTVTAGIISAKGRSINLLGGGRAIESFIQTDAAVNPGNSGGALVDAEGRLLGINTAIATRTGVFSGYSFAIPVNLVTRIANDIIEYGSFQRAFLGVTISDLDSEYAQELGVQISQGVVIEELADGGSAQYAGLQPKDIIIGVNGKEVKTVPELQEIIGRAKAGDLITLNINRRGNVREIPVRLKAG, encoded by the coding sequence ATGAAGCAGTTATTTTCACTGGTCCTGGCCGGAATGGCCGGCGGATTGATCACCCTGGGGGGCTACAGCCTGATGCAACCCGATATGGCCTTAACCCCGCAGCCTGGCCCCTACACTCAGGCCGTTAAAAATATCAACGTGCCGGCACCGCCGAATGCTGTCCCGTTCGATTTCAAAGCCGCTGCGGCCAGGTCCATGCCTGCGGTGGTGCATATTTCGGCAGCCAGCCCGGTTGTATCCAACTCCCAACGGGGCAGCGACCCTTTCCGCTTTTTTTTCGGCGATGACCTCAATCCTTTCGGAGACGGAGCGCCGCGCCAGGGCGGTACCGGGTCGGGCGTGATCTACACCTCCGATGGTTACATCATCACCAACAACCATGTGGTGCAGAACGCCGACGAAGTGGAAGTCACGCTTTACGACAACCGGACTTTTAAAGCCAAGGTCATCGGCACGGAAGAGACGAGCGACGTGGCCGTCATCAAAATCGAAGGCTATGATTTCCCCACCCTCGAGCTGAGCAATTCCGACGAAGCCGAGATCGGCGAGTGGGTGCTGGCCGTCGGCAACCCCTTTGACCTTACCTCGACGGTAACGGCAGGCATTATCAGCGCCAAGGGCCGCAGCATCAACCTGCTGGGCGGCGGCCGCGCCATCGAATCATTCATACAGACCGATGCTGCCGTCAACCCCGGCAACAGCGGTGGCGCGCTGGTAGACGCCGAGGGCCGCCTCCTGGGCATCAATACGGCCATCGCTACCCGGACGGGCGTCTTCTCCGGTTATTCTTTCGCCATCCCCGTCAACCTCGTCACGCGCATTGCCAATGACATCATCGAATACGGGAGCTTTCAACGGGCCTTCCTGGGCGTCACCATTTCCGACCTCGACTCCGAATATGCACAGGAACTGGGCGTGCAGATCAGCCAGGGCGTGGTTATCGAAGAGCTGGCCGACGGAGGCTCTGCTCAGTATGCAGGCTTGCAGCCCAAAGACATCATCATCGGCGTAAACGGCAAGGAGGTGAAAACCGTCCCTGAGCTTCAGGAGATCATCGGCAGGGCCAAAGCAGGAGACCTGATCACCCTGAATATTAACCGGCGTGGCAATGTCCGGGAAATTCCGGTTCGCCTTAAGGCAGGGTAA
- a CDS encoding beta-lactamase family protein — protein sequence MKSILLLSILSMCNLFAWTQPSIPPEKVQAIEKLLSEKMSAEGIPGLSIAVVIDGQLAWSDGYGMAGLENAVPARPNTLYRSASVGKPLTATAAMRLVEEGKLGLDAPIQQYCPEFPEKRWPVTARHLLGHTSGIRHYGGPNQEEELLSSRHYDNIKEALDVFKEDTLLHQPGARYTYSTYGYNALGCVVEGAAGMPFMEAMNKYLFEPAAMLHTRADDPYLIIPNRADGYRHDEEGKLRKAYFVDMSNKMPAGGYLTSAEDLAYFAAAFMNGELLDRESMALMLEPQQTLAGDTIPYGLGWGLFPGEDWYGEREAFHGGITPGVSTVLYLLPDRRFAVAIMMNLEGVGDRVGLAAQIAKLVLELGK from the coding sequence ATGAAAAGCATTCTGCTCTTGTCCATTCTTTCGATGTGTAACTTGTTTGCCTGGACGCAGCCGTCCATTCCTCCCGAAAAGGTTCAGGCTATTGAAAAGTTGCTGAGTGAGAAAATGTCGGCAGAAGGTATTCCCGGCTTATCTATCGCCGTTGTCATAGACGGGCAATTGGCCTGGTCGGATGGATACGGGATGGCCGGCCTGGAGAATGCCGTTCCCGCCAGGCCCAATACCCTTTACCGGAGCGCTTCGGTGGGCAAACCCCTCACCGCTACGGCAGCTATGAGGCTGGTGGAAGAGGGGAAACTCGGCCTGGACGCTCCCATTCAACAGTATTGCCCGGAATTCCCGGAGAAACGATGGCCGGTCACTGCCCGGCACCTGCTGGGCCACACCAGTGGAATCCGCCACTACGGCGGGCCCAACCAGGAAGAGGAGTTGCTCAGCTCCCGGCATTATGACAACATCAAAGAGGCCCTCGATGTATTTAAAGAAGATACTCTGCTTCATCAACCTGGCGCCCGGTACACTTACAGCACCTATGGCTACAACGCGCTGGGATGTGTGGTGGAGGGCGCCGCCGGCATGCCCTTTATGGAAGCCATGAACAAATATTTGTTCGAACCGGCCGCCATGCTCCATACCCGGGCCGATGACCCTTATCTTATCATTCCCAACCGGGCCGACGGCTATCGCCACGACGAAGAAGGGAAATTGCGCAAGGCCTACTTCGTTGATATGAGCAACAAAATGCCGGCAGGCGGATACCTGACTTCTGCCGAGGATCTGGCGTACTTTGCCGCCGCTTTTATGAATGGGGAACTTCTCGACAGGGAATCTATGGCCTTGATGCTGGAACCCCAGCAAACCCTTGCCGGCGACACCATCCCCTACGGCCTGGGCTGGGGGCTCTTCCCGGGTGAGGATTGGTACGGAGAACGGGAAGCCTTCCACGGCGGGATAACTCCGGGAGTGAGCACTGTACTGTATTTATTGCCGGATCGCCGGTTCGCCGTGGCCATCATGATGAACCTGGAAGGCGTTGGCGACAGGGTGGGGCTGGCGGCGCAAATAGCAAAATTGGTTTTGGAATTGGGCAAATGA
- a CDS encoding ComF family protein yields MLRSPQLRWLNNLLGLFYPNLCLACGRNLPPRQEGICISCRYKLPKTNFHLEADNAFAERFWGRVPLQAGAAFLYFTKGGRTQRLIHHLKYEGKREVGVYLGQLYGQALREAPVFRETTLILPVPLHPRKLHQRGYNQSALFAQGLSDAMGIPWMPGGLKRTEYTTTQTKKSRLERFDNVQRAFAVPDPGKVENQHVLLVDDVITTGATLEACALKILEAPGTRVSMATIGIAQ; encoded by the coding sequence ATGCTGCGTTCCCCCCAACTCCGCTGGCTGAACAACCTGCTCGGCCTGTTCTACCCCAACCTCTGCCTGGCCTGCGGCCGCAACCTCCCTCCCCGGCAGGAGGGCATCTGCATCAGCTGCCGCTACAAGCTGCCCAAAACCAATTTCCACCTGGAAGCCGACAACGCCTTCGCCGAGCGCTTTTGGGGCCGGGTGCCCCTGCAGGCCGGAGCGGCCTTCCTGTATTTCACCAAAGGGGGAAGGACCCAGCGGCTCATACACCACCTCAAGTACGAAGGCAAACGGGAAGTTGGCGTTTACCTGGGGCAGCTCTACGGACAGGCGCTGCGCGAAGCGCCTGTCTTTCGGGAAACTACCCTCATCCTGCCCGTGCCGTTGCATCCGCGCAAGCTGCACCAACGGGGCTACAACCAAAGTGCATTATTCGCTCAGGGGCTGTCCGATGCCATGGGCATCCCCTGGATGCCCGGCGGCCTGAAACGCACCGAATACACCACCACCCAAACAAAAAAGAGCCGCCTGGAGCGCTTCGATAATGTGCAAAGGGCGTTCGCCGTGCCCGACCCGGGAAAGGTGGAAAATCAACACGTATTGCTGGTGGATGACGTCATCACCACCGGCGCTACGCTGGAAGCTTGTGCGCTAAAAATACTGGAAGCGCCGGGGACAAGGGTGAGTATGGCAACGATTGGGATTGCCCAGTGA
- a CDS encoding four helix bundle protein, translating into MEKKYLRLKDIDAYITAFNLSNYIWDVVMEWDKFPRWTVGKQLVESADSIAANLAEGWGRFYKKEKIQFYRYSNGSREECQNWIKKAIIRKLIQPAQASFIEQELAKLPKEINQLIQYTNMKLKY; encoded by the coding sequence ATGGAGAAGAAATACCTAAGACTTAAAGACATTGATGCCTACATCACCGCCTTTAATCTGAGCAACTACATTTGGGATGTGGTAATGGAGTGGGACAAATTTCCGCGCTGGACGGTGGGCAAGCAGTTGGTTGAATCGGCAGACTCAATCGCCGCAAACCTGGCGGAAGGTTGGGGGCGATTTTATAAAAAGGAAAAAATACAGTTCTACCGTTACAGCAACGGCTCCAGGGAAGAGTGCCAAAATTGGATAAAAAAAGCCATAATAAGGAAGCTCATTCAGCCTGCGCAAGCCTCCTTCATTGAGCAGGAACTAGCGAAGTTGCCTAAAGAAATCAACCAGTTAATTCAATACACCAACATGAAATTGAAATATTGA
- a CDS encoding UMP kinase, whose amino-acid sequence MIKYKRVLLKLSGESLMGEQKYGIDPNMLSHYASQIKELTEVGVQVAVVIGGGNIFRGLQASRSGIERVQGDYMGMLATVINGMALQSALEGIGVYTRLISAIEMKQIAEPYIRRRAIRHLEKGRVIIFSSGIGSPYFTTDSAAALRANEINADVILKGTRVDGIYSADPEKDPAATKFDKLTFAKVISLGLSVMDMTAFTLCRENNLPIIVFDINHDENLLRVVKGEAVGTLVEG is encoded by the coding sequence ATGATCAAGTATAAAAGAGTGCTCCTCAAGCTCAGCGGCGAATCCCTGATGGGAGAGCAGAAATATGGCATCGATCCGAATATGCTTAGCCACTACGCCAGCCAGATCAAGGAGCTCACTGAAGTTGGCGTTCAGGTCGCCGTCGTGATCGGCGGGGGCAACATCTTCCGTGGCCTCCAGGCCTCCCGCTCCGGTATCGAACGCGTGCAGGGCGACTATATGGGGATGTTGGCCACCGTGATCAACGGCATGGCCCTGCAAAGCGCCCTGGAAGGCATTGGCGTATACACCCGGCTGATCTCCGCCATCGAGATGAAACAGATCGCCGAGCCGTATATCCGCCGCCGGGCTATCCGCCACCTGGAAAAGGGCCGCGTGATTATCTTCTCTTCCGGCATTGGCAGCCCCTACTTTACTACGGACTCCGCTGCCGCCCTGCGCGCCAACGAGATCAATGCCGACGTCATCCTCAAAGGCACCCGCGTCGACGGCATCTACTCCGCCGACCCGGAAAAAGACCCCGCCGCCACCAAGTTCGACAAACTTACCTTCGCCAAAGTAATCAGCCTCGGCCTCAGCGTAATGGATATGACCGCCTTCACCCTCTGCCGGGAAAATAACCTGCCGATCATCGTCTTTGACATCAACCACGACGAGAACTTGTTGCGCGTGGTGAAAGGGGAAGCGGTAGGGACGTTGGTGGAGGGGTAG
- a CDS encoding elongation factor Ts, translating to MSANITAADVKKLREMTGAGMMDCKKALAEAEGDFDKAIELLRKKGQKVSAKRADNEANEGVVMALVNDDQTRGVIVKLSSETDFVAKNQEFIDGVESIANTALASFPASKEELMGKPVGNGTVKTTIEDLLTKFTEKMELSYERIEAPVVCPYIHMGYRAAVLVGLNAKGEGHFDAGRDVAMQVAAMKPVAVDKDGVDQATIEKEIEIGREQARQEGKPEQILDKIAEGKLQKFFKDSTLLNQQFVKDNKQSVRDYLHSFDKELTVTDFKHVTLG from the coding sequence ATGAGTGCAAATATTACTGCCGCTGATGTCAAGAAACTGCGCGAAATGACCGGCGCAGGCATGATGGACTGCAAAAAAGCCCTGGCGGAAGCGGAAGGGGATTTCGATAAAGCTATTGAATTGCTTCGCAAGAAAGGACAGAAAGTATCGGCTAAGCGGGCGGACAATGAAGCCAATGAAGGTGTCGTCATGGCCCTGGTCAATGACGATCAGACCCGTGGCGTTATCGTGAAACTGAGCTCCGAGACCGACTTCGTGGCCAAAAACCAGGAATTTATCGACGGAGTGGAGTCTATCGCTAATACAGCCCTGGCTTCTTTTCCCGCTTCTAAAGAGGAACTGATGGGAAAACCGGTAGGCAATGGCACGGTTAAAACAACCATCGAAGACTTGCTTACCAAGTTTACGGAAAAGATGGAACTGTCGTATGAGCGCATTGAGGCGCCCGTTGTATGTCCTTATATTCACATGGGATACCGGGCGGCAGTGCTGGTTGGCCTGAACGCTAAAGGGGAAGGCCACTTTGATGCCGGCCGCGACGTGGCCATGCAGGTCGCCGCTATGAAACCGGTTGCTGTAGATAAGGACGGCGTCGACCAGGCGACCATCGAAAAGGAGATTGAGATCGGAAGAGAACAGGCCCGACAGGAAGGCAAGCCGGAGCAAATCCTGGACAAGATCGCTGAGGGCAAACTCCAGAAATTTTTCAAGGACAGTACCTTGCTCAACCAACAGTTCGTCAAAGACAACAAACAGTCGGTTCGAGACTATCTGCACAGCTTCGATAAGGAGCTTACCGTTACAGATTTCAAACATGTAACGCTCGGTTAA
- the rpsB gene encoding 30S ribosomal protein S2, producing MEKPTYKELLDAGVHFGHLKKKWNPKMAPYIFMERKGIHIIDLNRTLASLERAGQAARGIARAGKKIMFVATKKQARDIVAEAARSVGMPHVTDRWLGGMMTNFSTIRRSVKKMNNIDRMLQDGTLSNVTKKERLTLTRERNKLERVLGGIANLNRLPSAIFIVDIHHEHIAVAEAHKLGLKTFGIVDTNSDPNEVDYAIPANDDASKSVAIITRYIAECIRQGMEERERNKTEKESAQ from the coding sequence ATGGAAAAGCCCACATATAAAGAATTGTTGGATGCCGGCGTCCACTTCGGCCACCTCAAGAAAAAGTGGAACCCCAAGATGGCGCCCTATATTTTTATGGAGCGCAAAGGCATTCACATCATTGACCTGAACCGCACCCTGGCTTCCCTCGAACGCGCCGGCCAAGCCGCCCGTGGCATCGCCCGCGCCGGCAAGAAGATCATGTTCGTCGCCACTAAAAAACAGGCGAGAGACATCGTCGCCGAAGCCGCCCGCAGCGTTGGCATGCCTCACGTGACGGACCGCTGGCTCGGTGGCATGATGACCAACTTCTCCACCATCCGCCGCTCGGTGAAGAAGATGAACAACATCGACCGGATGCTTCAGGACGGCACCTTGTCCAACGTTACCAAAAAGGAGCGCCTTACCCTTACCCGGGAACGCAACAAACTGGAGCGCGTACTGGGAGGGATCGCCAACCTCAACCGCCTGCCTTCGGCCATATTCATCGTGGACATCCACCACGAACACATCGCCGTAGCCGAAGCGCACAAGCTGGGGCTGAAAACCTTTGGCATCGTCGACACCAATTCCGATCCCAACGAGGTGGACTACGCTATTCCCGCCAATGACGATGCTTCCAAATCGGTTGCCATCATCACCCGGTATATCGCCGAATGCATTCGCCAGGGGATGGAAGAACGGGAACGCAACAAAACGGAGAAGGAATCGGCCCAGTAA
- the rpsI gene encoding 30S ribosomal protein S9, whose protein sequence is MEMINAIGRRKSSVARVYLTKGEGNITINGKDYKQYFPQIHIQQNITSPFETVEVENIYDLKVNVDGGGFKGQAEAVRMAIARALVKLNEDFRKPLKARNYLTRDAREVERKKYGKPKARKSFQFSKR, encoded by the coding sequence ATGGAAATGATCAATGCCATCGGGAGGAGAAAGTCGTCCGTCGCCCGCGTGTACCTGACCAAAGGCGAGGGAAATATTACCATCAACGGTAAAGACTACAAACAGTACTTCCCCCAAATCCACATTCAACAGAACATCACCTCTCCCTTTGAGACGGTTGAAGTGGAAAATATCTATGACCTGAAGGTCAACGTCGACGGAGGAGGATTCAAAGGGCAGGCGGAAGCCGTTCGCATGGCCATCGCCCGCGCCCTGGTTAAACTGAACGAAGACTTCCGCAAGCCGCTGAAAGCCAGGAACTACCTCACGCGCGATGCCCGTGAAGTGGAACGCAAAAAATACGGTAAGCCCAAGGCCCGTAAGAGCTTCCAGTTCAGCAAACGTTAA
- the rplM gene encoding 50S ribosomal protein L13 encodes MDTLSYKTQSAKKEEVERKWYIVDAEGEVVGRLCTRIATVLRGKHKASYTPHVDCGDHVIVINAGKVRFTGNKLAQKEYQTYSGYPGGQKSTTAKNLLTNKPIRVVEIAVKGMLPKNRLGRRMYKKLHVYEGAEHPHEAQKPEPFKF; translated from the coding sequence GTGGATACGCTAAGCTATAAAACGCAATCGGCGAAGAAAGAAGAGGTAGAGCGTAAGTGGTACATTGTCGATGCCGAGGGAGAAGTCGTCGGACGGCTTTGCACCCGGATCGCTACGGTGCTTCGCGGCAAGCACAAAGCCTCTTACACGCCCCACGTTGACTGTGGAGACCACGTGATCGTGATCAACGCCGGCAAAGTGCGCTTCACCGGCAACAAACTCGCTCAGAAGGAATACCAGACCTATTCCGGTTATCCGGGAGGCCAGAAGTCCACTACGGCGAAGAACCTGCTGACCAACAAGCCCATCCGGGTTGTGGAAATTGCCGTGAAAGGCATGTTGCCCAAAAACCGCCTGGGCCGCAGGATGTACAAGAAGCTGCACGTTTATGAAGGCGCGGAGCACCCGCACGAGGCCCAGAAGCCGGAACCGTTTAAGTTCTAA
- a CDS encoding zinc-dependent metalloprotease, with amino-acid sequence MRLLLLAVLMAACCFTSSAQKDSIPSISQKTRGMDTREGFFKFYYDDKAGKIWLEVDKWQEEFLYVNSLTGGLGSNDIGLDRNQLGESRVVQFLRSGPKVLLLESNYKFRAGTDNPEERRAVEEAFAQSALGGFKVEAEEGGRALIDLTPFLLRDAHGVAQRLKEREQGTYKLDENRSALWLERTKNFPKNSEFEALLTFEGNPEGGEVRSVAPTPEALSLRMHHSFVELPGASYRPRAFDSRSGYYPLSFQDYATPIGQPLTRRFIFRHRLEKKNPGAKMSEPVEPIVYYLDRGVPEPIKSALLEGASWWNQAFEAAGYRNAFQVKELPEGADPMDVRYNVINWVHRSTRGWSYGSSVSDPRTGEIIKGHVLLGSLRVRQDFLIAQGLIQAYEEGKAPDPRLEQMALARLRQLSAHEVGHTLGLTHNFAASYNDRASVMDYPHPYITLDDKGEMDFSQAYDTGIGEWDKRAILYGYQDFPDGTDEAMALENILRKNDEMGLKFISDEGARPAGGGHPYAHLWDNGASPAKELDRILKVREKALQAFGAKNLPEGAPLATLEDVLAPLYFSHRYQVEAVAKLIGGVDYSFAVRGGGQGATAEMVSPELQLQAVKALQQTLNPKALALPGGVLAAIPPQPMGYGRGRELFKTYNGGIGLDVLAAAESALNHTIQLMLDPHRLARLVEQHARNEAQLSVNYLIEEMLVSVQVLGTQSPLEKQIARIGEKLILHQLLRLAQGEEVMSQVSAIALFKANQLEDYIDILLGREEEAEQQAHYIYMLEQIRRFKNDPGAWKMPEALPLPDGAPIGCGGR; translated from the coding sequence ATGCGACTCCTTCTCCTGGCCGTATTGATGGCCGCCTGCTGCTTCACCTCATCTGCCCAAAAGGACTCCATACCTTCCATCTCCCAAAAGACAAGGGGAATGGACACCCGTGAAGGCTTCTTCAAATTCTACTACGACGATAAAGCCGGCAAAATCTGGCTGGAAGTGGACAAATGGCAGGAAGAATTCCTCTACGTCAATTCCCTGACCGGCGGCCTGGGCTCCAACGATATTGGCCTGGACCGCAACCAACTGGGGGAGAGCCGGGTGGTGCAATTCCTGCGCTCCGGCCCGAAGGTGCTGCTGCTGGAGTCGAACTACAAGTTTCGGGCCGGGACGGACAATCCGGAGGAGCGCCGGGCGGTAGAGGAGGCCTTCGCCCAATCGGCGCTCGGCGGATTTAAGGTAGAGGCGGAAGAAGGCGGCCGCGCTCTGATCGACCTGACGCCTTTTCTCCTGCGCGACGCGCACGGCGTGGCGCAGCGGCTGAAAGAACGCGAGCAAGGTACTTATAAACTGGATGAGAACCGCTCTGCCCTCTGGCTGGAACGCACCAAAAATTTTCCAAAGAACAGCGAATTTGAGGCCCTGCTCACTTTTGAAGGCAACCCGGAGGGCGGTGAGGTGCGTTCGGTGGCGCCAACGCCGGAAGCCCTGAGCCTGCGCATGCACCACAGCTTTGTAGAACTGCCTGGCGCCAGCTACCGGCCCCGCGCCTTCGATTCCCGTTCGGGATATTATCCCCTGAGTTTTCAGGACTACGCTACGCCCATCGGACAGCCGCTTACCCGGCGCTTCATCTTTCGCCACCGGCTGGAAAAGAAAAACCCGGGCGCCAAAATGAGCGAGCCCGTGGAACCCATCGTTTATTACCTCGACCGCGGTGTGCCCGAGCCCATCAAGTCGGCCCTGCTGGAAGGAGCATCGTGGTGGAACCAGGCCTTCGAAGCCGCTGGTTACCGCAATGCCTTCCAGGTGAAAGAACTGCCCGAAGGGGCCGATCCTATGGATGTGCGCTACAACGTCATCAACTGGGTACACCGCTCCACCCGGGGCTGGTCTTACGGCTCCTCCGTTTCCGACCCGCGCACCGGGGAGATCATCAAGGGGCACGTCCTGCTGGGCTCCCTGCGGGTGCGCCAGGATTTTCTGATCGCTCAGGGCTTGATCCAGGCTTATGAGGAAGGCAAAGCGCCGGACCCCCGCCTCGAACAGATGGCCCTGGCCCGCCTGCGGCAACTCTCGGCCCACGAGGTGGGCCACACCCTGGGCCTCACCCACAATTTCGCTGCCAGCTACAACGACAGGGCTTCGGTGATGGATTATCCGCATCCCTACATCACACTCGACGATAAAGGAGAAATGGATTTTTCTCAGGCCTACGATACGGGCATCGGCGAGTGGGACAAACGGGCCATTCTCTATGGCTACCAGGATTTCCCGGATGGTACGGATGAAGCAATGGCACTAGAAAACATCCTGCGGAAAAACGATGAGATGGGGCTGAAGTTCATTTCCGACGAGGGCGCCCGCCCGGCGGGCGGCGGGCATCCCTATGCCCATCTCTGGGACAATGGCGCTTCGCCGGCAAAAGAACTGGATAGAATACTGAAGGTGCGCGAAAAAGCGCTGCAGGCGTTCGGGGCAAAAAACCTTCCGGAAGGCGCCCCGCTGGCTACCCTGGAGGATGTGCTGGCGCCCCTGTACTTTTCCCACCGCTATCAGGTGGAGGCGGTTGCAAAGCTCATTGGCGGGGTGGATTATTCCTTTGCAGTGCGGGGCGGCGGACAGGGCGCCACAGCGGAAATGGTTTCTCCGGAGCTTCAGCTTCAGGCGGTGAAAGCCCTGCAGCAAACCCTGAACCCCAAAGCGCTGGCGCTCCCCGGAGGAGTGCTGGCTGCCATTCCGCCTCAGCCCATGGGCTACGGCCGCGGGCGGGAGCTGTTCAAAACCTACAATGGCGGCATTGGCCTCGACGTTCTGGCCGCCGCCGAAAGCGCACTGAACCATACCATACAACTCATGCTGGACCCCCACCGCCTCGCCCGCCTGGTGGAGCAGCACGCCCGGAATGAAGCGCAACTCAGCGTCAATTACCTCATCGAAGAAATGCTCGTTTCTGTGCAGGTGCTGGGCACCCAAAGCCCTCTGGAAAAGCAGATTGCCCGCATCGGGGAAAAATTGATCCTGCACCAGTTGCTCCGCCTGGCGCAGGGTGAAGAAGTAATGTCCCAGGTGTCGGCCATCGCCTTGTTCAAGGCCAACCAGCTTGAAGATTATATAGATATCTTGCTGGGCAGGGAAGAGGAGGCAGAGCAACAGGCACATTATATATATATGCTGGAGCAAATCCGCCGGTTTAAGAATGACCCGGGAGCCTGGAAGATGCCGGAGGCGCTGCCGCTGCCCGACGGGGCGCCGATTGGGTGTGGGGGGAGGTAG
- a CDS encoding thioredoxin family protein, protein MRLSLLFPALLVCFCCSRPGLSNPPEELGRVAWQRDFEKGLERASLEGKPVFLLFQEVPGCATCRNYGNEVLSHPLIVEAIETLFVPVAIFNNKGGKDAEVLRYYDEPSWNNPVVRIVDYDRLDIIPRVSGNYSQLGVVQAMVFALERRSKAIPAYLQLLYEELLARHQGLETTTLSMYCFWTGEKALGQLDGVVATEAGFMDGREVVQVAYNPKAISFEEVVKAGRQAQCADRVYAHNEDQKAAASAMLGQGKTGSKSSFRPDREPKYYLSKTHYRFVPMFPLQAARANALIGQGRSPEAVLSPRQAGLAKQAKAHPEKKWESAIGKDMMEAWKWEGV, encoded by the coding sequence ATGCGTTTATCTTTACTATTTCCCGCCTTATTGGTATGTTTTTGCTGCAGCCGCCCCGGCCTTTCCAATCCCCCGGAGGAACTCGGCAGGGTAGCCTGGCAGCGCGACTTTGAGAAGGGGCTAGAACGGGCCTCCCTGGAAGGCAAGCCCGTGTTCCTCCTCTTCCAGGAAGTGCCCGGCTGCGCCACCTGCCGCAATTACGGCAACGAAGTGCTTAGCCACCCCCTCATCGTGGAGGCCATCGAGACGCTCTTCGTGCCGGTGGCGATCTTCAACAACAAAGGGGGCAAGGACGCCGAAGTGCTGCGCTACTACGACGAGCCGTCCTGGAACAACCCGGTGGTGCGCATCGTCGACTACGATCGGTTGGATATTATCCCCCGGGTCAGCGGCAACTATTCCCAACTGGGCGTGGTGCAGGCCATGGTGTTTGCTCTGGAGCGGCGCAGCAAGGCCATTCCAGCCTACCTGCAATTGCTCTACGAAGAGCTGCTGGCGCGGCATCAGGGCTTAGAAACAACCACCCTCTCCATGTACTGCTTCTGGACAGGCGAGAAGGCACTGGGCCAGCTCGACGGCGTGGTCGCCACCGAAGCCGGTTTTATGGACGGCCGCGAGGTGGTGCAGGTGGCCTACAACCCCAAAGCCATTTCCTTTGAGGAAGTGGTGAAAGCCGGCAGGCAGGCACAGTGCGCCGACCGGGTGTACGCCCACAATGAAGATCAGAAAGCCGCCGCGTCGGCTATGCTGGGCCAGGGGAAAACCGGCTCAAAATCTTCCTTCCGCCCGGACCGGGAACCCAAGTACTACCTTTCCAAAACCCACTACCGCTTCGTGCCCATGTTTCCCCTGCAGGCTGCCCGCGCCAACGCGCTGATCGGGCAGGGAAGATCGCCGGAGGCAGTGCTGTCGCCCCGGCAGGCCGGGCTGGCAAAGCAGGCCAAGGCTCATCCTGAGAAAAAATGGGAAAGCGCTATTGGCAAGGATATGATGGAAGCCTGGAAGTGGGAGGGAGTTTAG